From Phoenix dactylifera cultivar Barhee BC4 unplaced genomic scaffold, palm_55x_up_171113_PBpolish2nd_filt_p 000944F, whole genome shotgun sequence, one genomic window encodes:
- the LOC103714797 gene encoding pyruvate kinase, cytosolic isozyme, translating into MANIDIEGILKELPSDGRVPKTKIVCTLGPASRSVPMLEKLLRAGMNVARFNFSHGSHEYHQETLNNLRTAMQNTQILCAVMLDTKGPEIRTGFLKDGKPIRLNEGQEITVTTDYSIKGDENMISMSYKKLPQDLEPGSTILCADGTITLTVLSCDPDGGTVRCRCENTALLGERKNVNLPGVVVDLPTLTEKDKEDIMGWGVPNNIDMIALSFVRKGSDLVNVREFLGPHAKNIVLMSKVENQEGVMNFDEILKETNAFMVARGDLGMEIPIEKIFLAQKMMIYKCNLVGKPVVTATQMLESMIKSPRPTRAEATDVANAVLDGTDCVMLSGESAAGAYPEMAVKIMAKICVEAESTLDCGAIYKGMIQTAPLPMSPLESLASSAVRTANKANASLIVVLTRGGTTAKLVAKYRPAVPIISVIVPSLTTDSFDWTVSDGAPARHSLIYRGLVPLLAEGSAKATDSESTEVILEAALNAAVKRRLCKPGDAVVALHRIGAASVIKICIVK; encoded by the exons ATGGCGAACATAGATATAGAGGGGATATTGAAGGAGCTGCCGAGCGATGGGCGGGTGCCGAAGACGAAGATCGTGTGCACGCTCGGACCGGCGTCGCGGTCGGTGCCGATGCTGGAGAAGCTGCTGCGGGCGGGGATGAACGTCGCCCGCTTCAACTTCTCCCACGGCAGCCACGAGTATCACCAGGAGACTCTCAACAACCTCCGCACCGCCATGCAAAACACCCAGATCCTCTGCGCCGTCATGCTCGACACCAAG GGACCTGAGATTCGCACTGGTTTCTTGAAGGATGGGAAGCCTATTCGACTGAACGAGGGTCAGGAAATCACAGTGACCACTGATTACAGCATCAAGGGTGATGAGAACATGATTAGTATGAGTTACAAGAAACTCCCTCAAGACCTAGAGCCTGGAAGTACCATCTTGTGTGCAGATGGTACTATAACCCTGACTGTCCTCTCATGCGACCCAGATGGTGGGACTGTGAGGTGCCGGTGCGAAAACACTGCTCTTTTAGGTGAAAGAAAGAATGTCAATCTGCCAGGTGTTGTtgtggatcttcccacattgacgGAGAAGGACAAGGAAGACATCATGGGATGGGGTGTGCCAAACAATATTGATATGATTGCGCTCTCATTTGTGCGCAAAGGGTCTGATCTTGTTAATGTTCGAGAGTTTCTTGGGCCTCATGCAAAGAATATAGTACTGATGTCAAAG GTTGAGAACCAGGAAGGTGTGatgaactttgatgaaatcCTGAAGGAGACTAATGCTTTCATGGTTGCTCGGGGTGACCTTGGGATGGAGATTCCCATCGAGAAAATCTTCCTTGCTCAGAAGATGATGATCTACAAATGCAATCTTGTTGGCAAGCCTGTTGTCACTGCAACCCAGATGCTTGAATCGATGATCAAGTCCCCGCGCCCAACTCGTGCCGAAGCCACTGACGTTGCCAATGCTGTTCTTGATGGCACTGACTGCGTCATGCTTAGTGGTGAGAGCGCTGCTGGAGCTTATCCTGAGATGGCAGTGAAGATCATGGCGAAGATCTGTGTTGAGGCAGAGTCCACCCTTGACTGTGGTGCCATATACAAGGGGATGATACAGACTGCTCCTCTGCCTATGAGCCCATTAGAGAGCCTTGCATCATCGGCTGTCCGTACTGCAAACAAGGCGAATGCATCATTGATTGTGGTCTTGACTCGTGGAGGGACTACTGCAAAGCTGGTGGCCAAGTATCGTCCGGCAGTCCCGATCATATCAGTGATAGTCCCAAGTTTGACAACAGATTCATTTGATTGGACTGTCAGCGATGGGGCACCGGCGAGGCATAGCCTCATCTACAGGGGGCTGGTACCTCTGCTGGCCGAGGGTTCGGCCAAGGCAACGGACTCGGAGTCTACGGAGGTCATCTTGGAGGCTGCACTCAATGCGGCAGTGAAGAGGCGGCTGTGCAAACCAGGGGACGCCGTCGTTGCACTGCACCGCATTGGAGCTGCTTCTGTCATAAAGATCTGCATTGTGAAGTGA